A genomic window from Pecten maximus chromosome 2, xPecMax1.1, whole genome shotgun sequence includes:
- the LOC117343906 gene encoding neuronal acetylcholine receptor subunit beta-3-like, translating into MTNVSISSPTLQDVRDIYTHIFNGYDNRIRPLINQSEALSVSMTFLLSSINEFNEKSQKLVIAGWFIIRWVDESLTWNKSDFGNVSHVYVDGKSIWQPNIVLLNSFGRMNMLSQFATRAVINVNGEVEWFPSDSFVVKCEVDITYYPFDTQRCSLKFEMWDAPTSEVVLMATSKSIDTSYFEKNVEWRLTSSVVKNLEMEYGVPISSVQYFLLLQRRPKFVILTLIAPVILLAFLNICVFLIPLSSGEKNAFCVTVYLSYAVFLGIISSELPPNSKNVSYLAIYLLALLVFSVIIVLITVIQVRLFIEYGETPVPASILKVCGFCTNGTRSQVTPQDNNDLDVTTENVVEPFEFNNQNEKETITCLKDILPKFDIPLFFLFLVILCVMTSTIGAISYSHSI; encoded by the coding sequence ATGACAAATGTCAGCATCTCGTCACCAACGTTACAAGATGTGAGGGATATCTACACACACATTTTCAATGGTTATGACAATCGAATCCGGCCTTTAATCAACCAAAGTGAGGCCTTATCTGTGTCTATGACCTTTCTGCTGAGTTCGATAAACGAATTCAATGAAAAGTCACAGAAACTTGTAATCGCAGGTTGGTTTATCATACGGTGGGTAGACGAATCTTTAACCTGGAACAAGTCTGATTTTGGTAACGTGTCGCATGTATATGTTGATGGGAAATCAATCTGGCAGCCGAATATTGTCCTTTTGAATTCCTTTGGTAGAATGAACATGCTTTCCCAGTTTGCGACAAGGGCTGTGATCAACGTCAATGGGGAAGTCGAATGGTTCCCATCTGACAGTTTCGTTGTGAAGTGTGAAGTCGATATTACGTATTACCCTTTTGATACACAACGCTGCTCTTTGAAATTCGAAATGTGGGACGCTCCTACCTCCGAAGTGGTGCTCATGGCAACATCAAAATCAATTGATACGAGTTATTTCGAGAAAAATGTGGAATGGAGACTGACGAGTTCTGTTGTAAAAAACTTGGAAATGGAGTACGGAGTACCGATTTCATCTGTACAATATTTCTTGCTCCTACAGCGGAGACCTAAATTCGTTATCCTGACACTGATCGCTCCCGTTATCCTGTTGGCGTTTCTCAATATCTGTGTATTCCTAATTCCCTTATCTTCAGGAGAGAAGAATGCGTTCTGTGTAACCGTGTACCTGTCATACGCTGTGTTTCTAGGAATAATCAGCTCAGAGCTCCCACCCAACTCCAAAAACGTGTCCTATCTGGCCATATATCTGCTCGCACTGTTGGTTTTCAGTGTCATCATCGTCCTGATAACAGTCATACAGGTTCGTCTCTTTATCGAGTATGGAGAAACACCAGTTCCGGCATCAATTTTAAAAGTATGTGGCTTCTGCACAAATGGAACTCGATCTCAAGTAACTCCCCAGGACAATAATGATTTGGACGTCACGACGGAAAACGTTGTGGAACCGTTTGAATTTAACAATCAAAACGAAAAAGAGACGATAACTTGCTTAAAGGACATCCTGCCGAAATTTGACATTCCTTTGTTCTTTTTGTTCCTGGTCATTTTGTGCGTTATGACGTCGACTATCGGCGCCATATCCTACTCACATTCCATATGA
- the LOC117343901 gene encoding neuronal acetylcholine receptor subunit beta-3-like, which yields MKPTDNLLTWFLLVLMVTVTISSPTLQDVKDVYKHIFNGYDNRIRPVINQSDTIPVSMMFLLNSINEFDEKAQRLVISGWFSIRWIDESLAWNGSDFGNVSHVYVDGSSIWQPNIALINTFGRLNMLSQLASKAEIMADGKVEWFPADSFVVTCEVDITYYPFDTQTCHMEFEIWDEPSSKVAFITTPESINIKYFEENVEWKLVSSEIESAELDLESNSFVILFIMSTAAAEIRYIDDHFSRHPPGLSKRLCILNSTFIWREEFLLCDRVPVVRCVSGNYQFRTSS from the coding sequence ATGAAACCAACAGACAATCTATTGACTTGGTTCTTACTGGTATTAATGGTAACCGTCACCATCTCGTCACCAACTTTACAAGATGTGAAGgatgtttacaaacatattttcaaTGGCTATGACAATCGAATCCGGCCTGTTATCAACCAAAGTGACACCATACCTGTGTCCATGATGTTCCTGCTGAATTCGATAAACGAATTCGATGAAAAGGCACAGAGACTTGTAATATCCGGATGGTTTAGCATACGCTGGATAGACGAGTCTTTAGCCTGGAACGGGTCTGATTTTGGTAATGTGTCGCATGTGTATGTTGATGGGAGTTCAATCTGGCAGCCGAATATTGCCCTTATCAATACTTTTGGGAGATTAAATATGCTTTCCCAGTTGGCTTCAAAAGCTGAGATCATGGCAGATGGAAAGGTTGAGTGGTTTCCAGCCGACAGTTTCGTTGTGACGTGTGAAGTCGATATAACGTATTACCCGTTCGATACACAGACCTGCCATATGGAATTCGAAATTTGGGATGAGCCTTCGTCCAAAGTCGCCTTTATTACAACACCAGAATCAATCAACATTAAGTATTTCGAAGAAAATGTCGAATGGAAATTGGTGAGTTCTGAGATTGAAAGTGCTGAACTTGATTTGGAATCTAAttcatttgtaattttattcaTTATGTCTACAGCGGCGGCCGAAATTCGTTATATTGACGATCATTTCTCCCGTCATCCTCCTGGCCTTTCTAAACGTCTGTGTATTCTTAATTCCACTTTCATCTGGAGAGAAGAATTCCTTCTGTGTGACCGTGTACCTGTCGTACGCTGTGTTTCTGGGAATTATCAGTTCCGAACTTCCTCATAG